Genomic window (Theileria annulata chromosome 4, complete sequence, *** SEQUENCING IN PROGRESS ***):
TAATAAGCATTATTTACACtttatttacaatttttatctaacacataatatttaaattataatatttaacaggtgtgatttaaatgatttaattattgCCTTTTAAAATGATTCCTAATGAAATTTCGCGCCTTCGTTGCGCATTTCTCAAACAACTGTCAAATCGCATCCGTCATTTTTCCATCATGGAATATTATAGATCGGTATCCtactaatttattcattgaATAATAGGTCCGTCCCGTTCCACCTCCAGCGGAAATCAGTTTAACAACATCGTGTGTGAAAAAGGAAATAAATATCCCAATAAGTTCGTTGACCCTCATGACTTGATTAATCAGATGATAAACTTGTGAGGTCGACAAGACCTTATGTTGGTCCTCAGATATCCACAAGACAACCGGTCCCTGTAGAAGTAATTTTCGTAGCTTTTAACCAATAATTAGGCTAGCACAGTGTCATGGGCGTCTCCAACACAACCCCAAAATCCTAGGTTTCTAAAGGTTGCTCTCCTTGGTCTGCCGAACTCAGGTTTTATCCTTGTTTGTTAAATGATTTAGGGAAAAGCTCATTCCTGAACTCTATTCTAAACTCCACAGTTTCAGCCGTTTCCCCCAAAGTGAACACCACCAGGTTCCAAGTCtggttaatattattatttagagAGGATATCAGGGGAATCTTTACAGTAGATAACTGTCAAATTGTGCTAATTGATTCACCCGGTActtttttgattttattttccacATATATATAGGAATCATCGCATCCCATAAAAGGAGAAAGTTCTGTAAAGATTTGGTCAGAACTGCTTGGAAGGGCTTTGTATCTCCATAATCTTTGACTTTTTTCAGGATGAAGCCGACCTTTGTTTGTTTTTGGTGGATGCTGTTAAACGACCAAAGAGTGAtttgtacaatattttGAGAGTTCTTTCCGGGAAGAACCCTATAGAAGAACGTATTTTAATCcttttatacaaataattagaTGTTGGAAGTTCTCAAAGATCGATCAGTCCCAATTCATATGAAACTTCACTAGACGACCCTTTTCCAGACGATTTTGAAGAGAGTATAGATTCCGAAGAGGAAGATCTATTTGAGGATAAAACTGGTAGAAGAGAGGTGCCAATAGCCCTGGTATTGAATAAGGtattcaaattaaaaaacagAATTCAAATGACCAACTTAGATAGACCTTGTTTCTCATAAAAAATGGGTAAAGTCTCGAGTCAAGGAATTGAAGTAAGTTTATCAGTTTTATCCTTGATTAGTGTCCATGGGAACTTTTGTGATGTTTTTTATACCAGTGCCAAGTACTCCATGGGATTCACACCTTTAATCAATTTCCTTAAACTATCTTCCAAGCCTGCACCCTGGGTTTACCCATCAGATATGGTATTCAGTATTGTTTAATATGGAAATAGGTAACAACTATGAGCAAGGTCAAGGTCGTTGAGCAGTTGGTCAGGTTCGTCAATTCTATTGTTTATTGAATTCAGAACTTATATTTTCTGTTGGTTCAACAAGGACGTTCCTTACAAGGTTGAACAGAGTATAATAGGCTGGACTTACGCTGAGAACGGCACTCTAAATATAGAGATGGTTTGTTTATACCAAAACATTTCTTTTAGGAGCTGTATGTTAGGACTGTGAAGGTTGCAAAGATGATTTGTGGAATTAAGGGTAGGATTTTAAATCAGCTACAGAAAAATGTATCATACAAGCTGAGCAAGATGTGGAATGAGGCGGTCTTTCTTTTTGTACACGTTAAATTAAGATAATTTGGTTCAACAccaaaaataatttttaatttatatatttgaaaatattaattatgtagttgaaaatattatttattagttaaaaattacacaGATGCGattgttttatattttacacctAAATACAAAGCACGATTAACTCTATTAGTTAAAGTCGAATTCAGGCCTAAAACCcattcaaatttaatgaaCTAACCATACAAATAAGGCATGCTTGAGCTCATCCTTGGGAAGCTTATTGATAAACGATTCCTAAAATTTAGTTCATTGTAGTAAAAAACATACCATCATGATTGTATAAAAGGATAGCTTTTCGACATTTTCAGAGTCCCTTAGTCTTTGGTCATTGTTGTAAAAGTATCTaattaatgtaataaaCTCGTTAACCTACAGAGTGATCATCTTCTTGAGCATACTGGGGTCGCCTTTCTCGAAGTATAAATCGAACGATTCGTCCAGTGCTAGGCAGAAACCCAGGGTTTTGCCCTGCATATCCACTAAGTATCGCTCGAAGTTGTGTTCCGGAGTCTGAATACTGGATTTAACAggttaatttaaaataatggaGAGAGAGAAACTACAGACCTCAATAGACACCAATATGTCCCTAAACCTAACATATAAGTATTCCCAGATGAGAATCTTTCTGGTGTCTAAACCCTAAAGTTTACAGTGTGTTATGAATCAAAAAATTACGTGTTTATGGAATCCTCGGTGTATGAACCACACGTGGAGGATTGTGAACATGATCCTGACAGTTTGGTTCTCAAATTTCAGTCCGAAATCTATTTAAATTAGGAGgttggaaataaattatatttacttTCATAATATTCCGGCGATTCTGATCTTGTGTAACAGATGAGCATGAAAGGGTGTATTTTACTCATTGGATCTCTCAATGCCTGCCTAAATTTTCCTCATTGATCTTTTTTGGTTACcttattttgtaaaatatactaTTGAAATTATCTGGCTTTGGAATCAGGCATTGCGCCACTTTTTCGGCCTCAAATGAAAGGGGATGTGCGACCGTGAACTCGGTTGACGCAGCTTTACCCAAGTGCGAGAGGAATCTGGCATTTTTGCCACTTCTAACTAAACTAGCGATAAAATGTGGACgtaatatataatacataaggaatataaattgtggaaaaatatttatgtgGATATGActtgaatttaaataaagaGGCCAAGTTACATCTGGCAGAGTGTGGTGATCATTGCTCGCTGTTCTTGGACCTGGAGGGCGCTGGGTAGAACCCTGTTTTGAATACAAAGCTGGAAGAGATGGAGGTACTTCTCGATGTCTTCAGATTGGCTGGCTGTGATTATCATCTGAAGGTGATCAGATATTTTGTTATAGCAGTGAATGTATAGCTCTCCTGGCATGTGATTGTTTTCAAGGATTGTTGGAAGACAGTTGTTGCAAAGGTCGGAGAGAATGTAGTTCAGTGCGACCTTCGACACGTTGAGTCGGTTGAAGTCCTTGCTTTTCTTGTTCATGTCTTCTGAGTTGTAATAGTCGGAGTGTTTCTCAACTGAATCGTAAGAGCGTGACTTTCCTTCTTTCGAGTATGAAGGTCTGTCATAACTCTTTCCTTGAAGGCTCTTGCCAGCTGTTTTTCTGCAGTCTATTGCAAGCAGTCTTGCCTCCTCGAAGCCAAACCTTCCCACTGAAAAATACCTGTCCATCCTCTTTCTGTTTTGATACCATGTTGCCACCCAGTATTGATGATTTGCGTCGTAACGTACTCCCATTACTTTTGGTAGCAATTTAGCTCTTCTGACGAGTTCGTTTGCTTCGTCTTTGTTCTTTCTACCTTTGGATAGCATTCTTCTTGGTGGGTCTGGGATTACATTCGTCTCTAAGGGCATCTGCATGGAATGTGAGGGTAGGACATCCTGTTGGCTGACATCAAGCATTTTTTGGTGTAGAAGTTCGTGCGTATCTGGTACATAACCTCCCACCATGCTTGCCGACATATCAAATGGTTGTACATACCCCAATCCATCTTGTGAGTGTAGAGCCATTAGGTGATGATCGTGATGATCATGGAGTATGTCTCCATTTTGCCTCAAGCCTTCATCAGACATTGAGATGTATCCCGACGATTGCCATGATGTTTGCTCAGTCAGTCCAGCTTGTGAGGTTGTATCTCCTGTGAATGTCGTTTCGTCGTATAATGAGTTTGGATTATCGGAAAATTGGTTAACCATACCATCGGATTGATCAATGCGATTTGAGACCTCACCGTTAGATCCAAATTCTGGAATCGGTTGTTGCTTAAGAGTGGTGTATTCGTATTCTCCTGCTGCTTCTGCCATGGAATTCATCATTACTCTTTTGGACTTATCTCTACTTGAATAACGGGTTCCAGAGTGCCCTATTTCACtcatttcaatattttgatttaaaatatttaaaattttctaaattgCATAACCAATGCTAAAGACTCCAAATAATGTGATCAGAgattgaaattatatatcatATGAATTTTACCCGAACAAAGATGGAAGCTCTTGAGATAAATGGTTGGAATTTATCAGAAAAGCGGTGTAAAAAATTGGAAATCAAAGCCTATATTAATTCAcaagttttaaaatacttgtttgataatttatatagaAATTGAAAGTTTGAGGTAGggtattaaaaatatattaaaaaggATTCTATTGTTGTGAAAAGGcagaatataatttcataatgtttttagaaaaacaatctagaaattatatttaaaatctgTGGGAAATAAAACCAAAATTGTAAAAAGTAAAATCAATATTGAGAACAAAGAAAATGTCCTAATTAGATAGACAGATTATATTGAAGTGAGACATAAACTTTATAATCCAAGGATAAGTTCAATGTTCATAAATATGAGGTTCGCggtaaaattaaaactataaTAACACGAACTAACGATGCATTAATATCTAAAGTCAATGTCGACCCCACAGGATTCTCGGCCCCACTGGGATTAGGGAAATTTGACCTGTGTTCCGCTGCGAAATTTTATGGTATTTCTCCCTTATTTTCCACAGAATTAAATATCTTTAGATCCTTCCAgttctaatattaaaattctaAATGTGTTCCCAGGTTTCCGTGTTCTGGTTACATCTATAAACTACCTATTTTGCAacttttatcattatttattagatcAACCATTTTTGAACCTGAATCTACATCCTAtgatttttatataatttcgTTATAGATTTTATTGCACtaatattttgaaatttatgCATTAAGTTTCGGTTTCATGCATTTCTGATTATATAGCTAGATACTTGACACATTTCCTACtatttatgtttaattcataaaaaatttaagaTAATTCGGAAAATGTGTTCATCTAGCCGCTTGCTACCTTGTATTGATAATTATGTGTTGGAATCTCCGTTCTGTAAAATGACTGGAAGTCCCaatgattttattacaGAATTTACAGCTGTGTAATCATTTTCCATTGCtttgattattttatctCTTATCGGGCTATTTTTGTGCAAAAAATGCGATATCAGACTCGTGGAGAGGATACCCCTTGATCTACCCTCAATTAAATCCACCATTTTGGACCCTAGGAGCCCCCTCATAGAATCCattatacaatttactACTCCAATGGAGTCAAGTCGCCTATAATCTATATCTGAGAACCATCTGTGTGAAAGGGCGACCTGGGCTGAAATCCTTTTATGAGGGTTATACTCAAGCATACTCAGGAGTAAATCAAGCCCTGTGTCGTCGATTTTCCCCCTCAAGGCAACTCTTAGGTTCTCTTTTTTACTAGAAATCTTGAATTGGTATAAACTTCCATTAAATGGATAGTGTTCAGACCTAATTTTAGATtagatgaaaataattatttgaaagtACAGTGAGCAGTTTTTCCATTCGGCCTCCGTTGGTCTTCCAAGGATTGTTACGATTCTAGATAGAACTTGGAAATCAGAATTTCCATGAAACAACGGTCTTCCCGTAATCATTTCTGCAATTATACAGGCTGCACTCCACATGTCAACGTTGATTCCGTAATTGTGAGACTAAAGATCTTATAATAGTGTTGACTTACAAATGTAGACTTTGAGTTGTTTGTATCTGATGTTAGAATGGATATTGAGCCCAAAATGACTTCAATTGGTCTGTAAAACATTGTGCAGGCTGTCGGCGTTATTGTCCCGTGTAGTGATCTAAACTCTCTTCCCAGTCCCCAATCTCCAATCTTCAGAACTGGAAATGGCCCTTCTCTATCCAGCATAATGTTATTTGGCTTCAAATCTCGGTGTTcaatctaaaattttttgtGAATTTTATCCCAACCTTCAAGTTGTGTAGGTATGCTAATCCGTTAAGCAGTTGGAAAGATAACCACTTAACTTCTTGGAGCGAGAATCCTTCAGATGACTTTGAGAACTTTCTAAATATTCCTCGACCTAGATCACCTCCTAAGGAATTATAATTGGACTAGTGTGTATCACACCTCTACAGAACTCGTATAGTCCCAGCACAAATATTTGTGTGTTTTTAAACGGGTAGAACCCGAACTCTTTGGGAGATAATCGAGAGTCACTTTTAATTAACTCACTGATTTGATTATTAAGTTTGTTAGTTATTCCTTCGTGTTCACCTATTTTTATAGAAATTACAAGCTTAGTACTTACCTACGAAAATATCCACCAGTTTTACAATGTTTGGGTGACCGGAAACACTCTAAAAAATATAGTTCAGATTTTCCTTACTTTCATTATGCTAAGTTCTCTAATTGTTCCTGAGGTGAACCCTTCATCCAAAAGTTGAATACTATCATCTTTGAAGTATTTAATTGCGTAGTCTGCGATCGGTGCTTCATTTTTGTTTTCAAGTGGCTCTACGGTTC
Coding sequences:
- a CDS encoding GTPase, putative (SMART pfam:MMR_HSR1 (PF01926) at aa 13-306, E()=5.60e-05); its protein translation is MIPNEISRLRCAFLKQLSNRIRHFSIMEYYRSVRPVPPPAEISLTTSCVKKEINIPISSSTRPYVGPQISTRQPVPVEVIFASTVSWASPTQPQNPRFLKVALLGLPNSGKSSFLNSILNSTVSAVSPKVNTTRFQVWLILLFREDIRGIFTVDNCQIVLIDSPGIIASHKRRKFCKDLVRTAWKGFDEADLCLFLVDAVKRPKSDLYNILRVLSGKNPIEEHVGSSQRSISPNSYETSLDDPFPDDFEESIDSEEEDLFEDKTGRREVPIALVLNKIDLVSHKKWVKSRVKELNVHGNFCDVFYTSAKYSMGFTPLINFLKLSSKPAPWVYPSDMVTTMSKVKVVEQLVRTYIFCWFNKDVPYKVEQSIIGWTYAENGTLNIEMELYVRTVKVAKMICGIKGRILNQLQKNVSYKLSKMWNEAVFLFVHVKLR
- a CDS encoding uncharacterized protein (Tap579b07.q1c.cand.56 - score = 43.78) → MSEIGHSGTRYSSRDKSKRVMMNSMAEAAGEYEYTTLKQQPIPEFGSNGEVSNRIDQSDGMVNQFSDNPNSLYDETTFTGDTTSQAGLTEQTSWQSSGYISMSDEGLRQNGDILHDHHDHHLMALHSQDGLGYVQPFDMSASMVGGYVPDTHELLHQKMLDVSQQDVLPSHSMQMPLETNVIPDPPRRMLSKGRKNKDEANELVRRAKLLPKVMGVRYDANHQYWVATWYQNRKRMDRYFSVGRFGFEEARLLAIDCRKTAGKSLQGKSYDRPSYSKEGKSRSYDSVEKHSDYYNSEDMNKKSKDFNRLNVSKVALNYILSDLCNNCLPTILENNHMPGELYIHCYNKISDHLQMIITASQSEDIEKYLHLFQLCIQNRVLPSALQVQEQRAMITTLCQM
- a CDS encoding cell-cycle-related serine/threonine protein kinase, CDK homologue, putative (Tap579b07.q1c.cand.55 - score = 40.53;~SMART STYKc (SM00221) at aa 30-457, E()=9.36e-08): MPRGNNCRYSDFKCDLSGETVSFPKIKQTVRIGEKLGCGAYGDVFKGYILSDEGDSTNKRMTFIDNVKSPRESVFNDKDTHPQNSLMNLRHIETVTINSNPDPESSMNNHYNTSRTVEPLENKNEAPIADYAIKYFKDDSIQLLDEGFTSGTIRELSIMKSVSGHPNIVKLVDIFVGEHEGITNKLNNQISELIKSDSRLSPKEFGFYPFKNTQIFVLGLYEFCRGGDLGRGIFRKFSKSSEGFSLQEVKWLSFQLLNGLAYLHNLKIEHRDLKPNNIMLDREGPFPVLKIGDWGLGREFRSLHGTITPTACTMFYRPIEVILGSISILTSDTNNSKSTFSHNYGINVDMWSAACIIAEMITGRPLFHGNSDFQVLSRIVTILGRPTEAEWKNCSLSEHYPFNGSLYQFKISSKKENLRVALRGKIDDTGLDLLLSMLEYNPHKRISAQVALSHRWFSDIDYRRLDSIGVVNCIMDSMRGLLGSKMVDLIEGRSRGILSTSLISHFLHKNSPIRDKIIKAMENDYTAVNSVIKSLGLPVILQNGDSNT